The following are encoded in a window of Carya illinoinensis cultivar Pawnee chromosome 15, C.illinoinensisPawnee_v1, whole genome shotgun sequence genomic DNA:
- the LOC122296371 gene encoding AMSH-like ubiquitin thioesterase 1, with amino-acid sequence MRSSSDGINVAASAQKLDVDNRISLRYYYRIADNILKQADIFRRERNIIDLYVMLLRFSSLVSETIPYHRDYKSSLQSQKAYLKKRFLNALAELEELKPAVQLKINELNRKDTYQVNGRGQFHQNNSLEWSPVKNQTSTNYGLIKAARPATHQLLYQGSRAQQYSYARPVEERFSKMSLGFPRPKEETLSRHSILGPNGLSGHWHPPISDKGVRYPSTVDLTPVEIPSLQETINDGLSVKTDGGNSEDETSSAELILTQADNTLMHHVAEPGSLISFEPTESPAQPDIIRQPSPPPVLAEVQDLVPAVSQHNCSNVLAELQDLIPAVSSEVSEVEHGMGTSPQDNLVGAESPLQLHISTTMMETFMKLAKSNTDRNLETCGVLAGSLKNRKFYITALIIPKQESTSDSCQATNEEEIFEVQDKQSLFPLGWIHTHPSQSCFMSSIDVHTHYSYQIMLPESVAIVMAPKDDSRKHGIFRLTTPGGMSVIRQCQQRGFHPHEPPPDGGPIYKSCTDVYMNPILKFDVIDLR; translated from the exons atgaggtcaTCTTCAGATGGAATTAACGTCGCCGCCAGCGCTCAGAAACTTGATGTCGATAATCGGATTTCTCTCCGGTACTACTACCGGATCGCTGATAATATTCTCAAACAG GCTGACATCTTTCGAAGAGAGAGGAATATCATAGACCTATACGTTATGCTTCTAAGATTTTCAAG TTTGGTCTCTGAGACGATACCATACCATCGAGATTACAAATCCTCTCTTCAAAGCCAAAAAGCTTATTTGAAAAAG AGATTCTTGAATGCATTGGCTGAGCTGGAGGAGCTGAAGCCTGCAGTGCAACTGAAGATCAATGAATTGAACAGAAAAGACACATATCAAGTAAATGGGCGGGGCCAGTTTCATCAAAATAATTCATTGGAGTGGTCTCCAGTTAAAAATCAGACCTCAACTAATTATGGCTTAATAAAG GCAGCGAGACCAGCTACACATCAATTATTGTATCAAGGTTCAAGGGCTCAACAATATTCATATGCCAGGCCAGTGGAAGAGCGATTCAGCAAAAT GTCTTTAGGTTTTCCACGTCCGAAGGAGGAAACTCTCTCCAGACATTCTATATTGGGTCCTAATGGGCTTTCTGGGCATTGGCATCCCCCTATAAGTGATAAAGGG GTCCGATATCCAAGCACTGTGGACCTGACTCCAGTTGAAATTCCAAG CCTGCAGGAAACCATAAATGATGGGCTTTCAGTTAAAACAGATGGTGGAAATTCAGAAGATGAAACATCAAGTGCGGAGTTGATTCTTACCCAGGCTGATAATACTCTGATGCATCATGTTGCGGAACCTGGTTCACTGATTTCCTTTGAACCAACAGAATCCCCTGCTCAGCCAGATATTATCAGACAGCCTTCCCCTCCGCCTGTACTTGCTGAAGTACAAGATTTGGTTCCTGCAGTGTCACAGCATAACTGTTCAAATGTACTTGCAGAATTACAAGATTTGATACCTGCAGTGTCATCTGAAGTTAGTGAGGTAGAACATGGAATGGGGACTTCTCCACAAGATAATTTGGTTGGTGCTGAATCTCCACTGCAATTGCACATT TCAACCACAATGATGGAGACCTTTATGAAGCTTGCTAAGTCAAACACAGATAGAAACTTAGAAACATGTGGTGTCCTTGCAGGTTCACTT AAAAACAGAAAGTTTTATATTACGGCCCTCATTATTCCTAAGCAGGAATCAACATCAGATTCT TGTCAGGCAACAAATGAGGAGGAAATATTTGAAGTGCAGGACAAGCAATCTCTCTTCCCACTTGGGTGGATTCAT ACACATCCTTCTCAGTCTTGTTTCATGTCATCAATTGATGTTCACACCCATTACTCATATCAG ATTATGTTGCCTGAATCTGTTGCAATCGTCATGGCACCTAAAGATGATTCAAG AAAGCATGGCATTTTCCGGTTGACAACCCCCGGCGGGATGTCTGTCATTAGACAATGTCAGCAGCGTGGCTTTCATCCACACGAGCCACCTCCTGATGGTGGGCCCATATACAAGTCTTGCACAGATGTTTACATGAATCCCATACTAAAATTTGATGTCATTGATCTGCGGTGA
- the LOC122295711 gene encoding uncharacterized protein LOC122295711, with protein sequence MCSETSPPRLSFSHDVGQSEVVPIEHNLNRRDSSLLDPDFDFEFRIGSSFEQETCPADELFSNGVLLPVQVKERIDAAKEIHRCEPRSRAPLPPLPCDNSSKKESMKEVMIMNSDLAQKHASKSFWGFRRSTSLNSDSKRSLLCSLPLLLRSNSTGSVSNPKRAALKDVHKQNSLKQASNSMSRASSSSYAYAMQQKPPLKKNYGGSLNGVRISPVLNIVPPPYISKRTENLFGLGSLLRDRKDKRSKK encoded by the coding sequence ATGTGCTCAGAAACGAGTCCTCCTAGATTATCTTTCTCCCATGATGTTGGACAATCAGAAGTTGTGCCAATTGAACACAACCTGAATCGAAGAGACTCATCACTTTTGGACCCagattttgattttgagttCCGCATCGGCAGCAGCTTTGAGCAGGAAACTTGTCCAGCAGACGAGCTTTTCTCCAATGGGGTACTTCTTCCAGTTCAAGTTAAAGAGAGAATTGATGCTGCAAAAGAAATCCATAGGTGTGAACCTCGGTCTAGAGCTCCACTCCCCCCTCTTCCTTGTGATAACTCATCAAAGAAAGAAAGCATGAAAGAAGTCATGATTATGAACTCAGATTTAGCACAAAAACATGCATCCAAGTCTTTCTGGGGCTTCAGAAGAAGCACGAGTCTCAATTCTGACAGTAAGAGAAGCTTGTTGTGCTCATTACCGCTCTTGTTAAGGAGCAATTCAACAGGTTCAGTCTCAAATCCAAAGAGAGCAGCGTTGAAGGATGTTCACAAGCAGAATTCACTGAAACAAGCGTCTAATTCAATGTCAAgagcatcatcttcttcatatGCTTATGCAATGCAGCAGAAACCTCCACTGAAGAAGAATTATGGAGGATCTTTGAATGGTGTTAGGATAAGTCCTGTATTGAATATTGTACCACCTCCTTACATATCTAAAAGAACTGAAAATCTCTTTGGTTTGGGTTCTTTGTTACGTGATAGGAAAGATAAAAGGAGCAAGAAATGA